Proteins from one Candidatus Margulisiibacteriota bacterium genomic window:
- a CDS encoding energy transducer TonB, with protein MIKAKTINAQNLVLCLFVALAASAATYLVRPQTAARPVPVFYGEAVTVRTTAAPVVLTKARPAVAAPAPVSPAVPLPIVPPSVTFKVLPEYPAAALERGTQGTVLLAVYVGLTGRAEKIETKLSSGVKELDAAAAQAVAQWTFSPATQGSGALASWFEVPVRFELK; from the coding sequence ATGATCAAAGCAAAAACGATCAACGCGCAAAATCTCGTCCTCTGCCTGTTCGTCGCCCTGGCGGCGTCCGCGGCAACTTACCTGGTCCGGCCGCAGACCGCGGCCCGGCCGGTCCCGGTCTTCTATGGCGAAGCAGTGACGGTCCGCACCACCGCGGCCCCCGTTGTCCTGACCAAAGCCCGCCCGGCAGTCGCCGCGCCGGCGCCCGTTAGCCCGGCTGTGCCGCTGCCGATCGTCCCGCCGTCGGTCACGTTCAAGGTCCTGCCCGAATATCCGGCGGCCGCGCTGGAGCGGGGGACCCAGGGAACTGTCCTGCTGGCGGTTTACGTCGGCTTGACCGGCCGGGCGGAAAAGATCGAGACCAAGCTTTCTTCGGGGGTCAAAGAGCTCGACGCGGCGGCGGCCCAGGCGGTCGCGCAGTGGACGTTCTCGCCCGCGACCCAGGGGAGCGGCGCTTTGGCCAGCTGGTTCGAGGTCCCGGTCCGTTTTGAGTTGAAATAA
- a CDS encoding DUF2905 domain-containing protein, with product MAYESLGRMLVYIGVVTVLIGGFFILVAKVPWFGKLPGDFVWRREGLTIYVPFVTMVLVSLVLTILLNIIWRR from the coding sequence ATGGCGTACGAATCACTCGGCAGGATGCTGGTCTACATCGGGGTCGTCACGGTCCTGATCGGCGGTTTCTTTATCCTGGTGGCCAAGGTCCCGTGGTTCGGCAAACTGCCGGGTGACTTCGTCTGGCGGCGCGAAGGCCTGACGATCTACGTCCCCTTCGTGACGATGGTCCTGGTCAGCCTGGTGCTGACAATTTTGCTTAATATCATCTGGCGCAGGTAG
- the queA gene encoding tRNA preQ1(34) S-adenosylmethionine ribosyltransferase-isomerase QueA → MKTSEFDFQIPDELIAHEPAKKRDASRLMVLDRARQTIEHRHFSDLVDYLLPGDLLVVNDTKVIPANLVGRKADGSAKVEVLLAKLIDPQKNIWECLVKPGKRLSVGSGVIFGDGQAAGTVLEKTDSGEQIMRFTGDLEGFMRRSGEIPLPPYINEPGDRTEELTARYQTVYAKKEGASASPTAGLHFTPELLARAQAKGVGVAHVTLHTGLATFKPIYTENVEDHTMYSEHYEVGKETVEAVKKAKRIVAVGTTSVRTLESLSQGRAGETNLFIYPGYKFKIVNAMVTNFHWPRTSLILLVSAFAGKDFIKRAYREAVEQKYRFFSFGDAMLIL, encoded by the coding sequence ATGAAAACCTCGGAGTTTGATTTCCAGATACCGGACGAGCTGATCGCTCATGAACCGGCCAAAAAGCGCGACGCGTCGCGCCTGATGGTGCTTGACCGCGCGCGGCAAACGATCGAGCACCGGCATTTTTCCGACCTCGTCGACTATCTGCTCCCCGGCGACCTGCTGGTCGTGAACGACACCAAAGTCATCCCCGCGAACCTGGTCGGCCGGAAAGCGGACGGGAGCGCTAAGGTCGAGGTCCTGTTGGCTAAACTGATCGACCCGCAGAAAAATATCTGGGAGTGTCTGGTAAAACCGGGTAAAAGATTGAGCGTCGGCTCCGGCGTGATCTTTGGCGACGGGCAGGCTGCCGGGACGGTGCTGGAGAAAACCGACAGCGGGGAACAGATCATGCGGTTCACCGGCGACCTCGAGGGCTTTATGAGGCGGAGCGGGGAGATCCCGCTGCCGCCTTACATCAACGAGCCTGGCGACCGAACGGAGGAACTGACGGCTAGATACCAGACGGTTTACGCCAAGAAAGAAGGCGCCTCGGCGTCGCCGACGGCGGGGCTGCATTTTACGCCGGAGCTGTTGGCCAGGGCGCAGGCAAAAGGCGTTGGCGTCGCGCACGTTACCCTCCACACCGGCCTGGCGACGTTCAAGCCGATCTACACGGAGAACGTGGAAGACCATACCATGTACTCGGAGCATTACGAGGTTGGCAAGGAGACGGTCGAGGCGGTCAAAAAGGCGAAGCGGATCGTGGCCGTCGGCACGACGAGCGTCCGGACGCTGGAGTCGCTTAGCCAGGGGCGCGCAGGGGAGACGAACTTATTTATTTACCCCGGCTACAAATTCAAGATCGTTAACGCCATGGTCACCAACTTCCACTGGCCGCGGACGAGCCTGATTCTGCTCGTCTCCGCTTTTGCCGGCAAAGATTTTATCAAGCGAGCGTACCGGGAGGCGGTCGAGCAAAAATACCGCTTCTTCTCTTTCGGCGACGCCATGCTAATATTATAG
- the tgt gene encoding tRNA guanosine(34) transglycosylase Tgt translates to MPYKFEIVAKSKKSKARVGKLHTPHGVVNTPAFMPIGTQGSVKTMTPRDLQEIGAEIILSNTYHLNLRPGPELIKEAGGLHKFISWDKPILTDSGGFQVFSLAHMREVTDEGVDFTSHIDGAKIFLTPEKVLEIQTAFGSDIMMPLDECVAYPCDKKLAAEALVRTTAWAKRSKSWVAGHESPTLFGIVQGSTYKDLRIRSAQQIAELDFPGYAIGGLSVGEPQPEMFDMLGAVTDILPDKAPRHLMGVGYAQDVLGAVKLGADMFDCVIPTRLARHGSFLTYEGKTSIRLNKFERDFTPIDPECDCYACQNFTKAFIRHLFWAREISAMHLLTIHNLRFFVRMLAKVRQDILAE, encoded by the coding sequence ATGCCATATAAATTCGAGATCGTCGCCAAGAGCAAAAAGTCAAAAGCCCGCGTCGGCAAGCTCCACACGCCGCACGGCGTCGTCAACACGCCGGCCTTCATGCCGATCGGAACGCAGGGGTCCGTTAAAACGATGACCCCGCGCGACCTGCAGGAGATCGGCGCCGAGATCATCCTGAGCAATACCTACCATCTTAACCTGCGTCCCGGGCCGGAACTGATCAAAGAAGCAGGCGGTCTCCACAAATTCATCAGCTGGGACAAACCGATCCTGACCGATTCGGGCGGTTTCCAGGTCTTTTCCCTGGCGCACATGCGGGAAGTGACTGATGAGGGAGTCGACTTCACCTCCCATATCGACGGGGCAAAGATCTTCCTGACTCCGGAGAAGGTCCTGGAGATCCAAACAGCGTTCGGGTCGGACATAATGATGCCGCTGGACGAATGTGTCGCTTATCCGTGCGATAAGAAATTGGCCGCAGAGGCCCTGGTTAGAACAACGGCCTGGGCCAAACGCTCGAAGTCGTGGGTCGCGGGTCACGAGTCGCCGACGCTGTTCGGGATAGTGCAGGGGTCGACTTATAAAGATTTAAGGATACGATCGGCACAGCAGATCGCCGAATTGGACTTTCCCGGCTACGCGATCGGCGGGTTGTCCGTCGGCGAACCGCAGCCGGAGATGTTCGACATGCTGGGCGCGGTGACCGATATCCTGCCGGACAAAGCGCCGCGCCATCTGATGGGAGTAGGGTATGCCCAGGATGTCTTGGGAGCGGTCAAACTGGGAGCGGACATGTTCGATTGCGTTATCCCGACCCGCCTGGCCCGGCACGGTTCGTTCCTGACCTATGAAGGGAAAACGAGCATCCGGCTGAACAAGTTCGAACGCGACTTTACCCCGATCGACCCGGAGTGCGACTGTTATGCCTGTCAGAACTTTACCAAAGCGTTTATCCGCCACCTCTTCTGGGCGCGGGAGATCTCGGCGATGCACCTGCTCACCATCCATAACCTCCGTTTCTTTGTGCGGATGCTGGCGAAGGTGAGGCAGGATATCCTGGCGGAATAA
- a CDS encoding MBOAT family O-acyltransferase yields the protein MLFNSLQFAFFFPVVTVLYFILPQRYRWFMLLVASCVFYAAFIPAYLLILFVLIAIDYAAGIMIERAAADRKRYFLLLSIVSTCLVLFVFKYYGFFNANLSRLAGLIHWNYPVPALSLILPIGLSFHTFQSLSYVIEVYRGKQKAEHNLGIYALYVMFYPQLVAGPIERPGHMLHQFYEHHRFDYRRVTDGLKLMAWGLFKKVVVADRLVYYVDAVYKHPNDQFGIALLTATFFFAFQVYCDFSGYSDIAVGAAKVMGFRLMQNFKRPYFAKSIGEFWQRWHISLSTWFRDYVYIPLGGNRVPFGRWEFNIMVTFLLSGLWHGANWTFVIWGMLHGLYYVAESAARRIGLAVNARFVRAAGIFCLVGFAWIFFRASSLSDALCVIRRLPTGYVYMVNNLDNYRFFGLMLARKGLRPFLLAWLGIMVLLIVELIQRRGSIIARVRRLPPVVRWALYYGLIMSIILFGAFDRNYQFIYFQF from the coding sequence ATGCTCTTTAATTCTTTACAATTCGCGTTCTTCTTCCCGGTCGTGACCGTTCTTTATTTTATCCTGCCGCAGCGTTATCGCTGGTTCATGCTGCTGGTCGCCAGCTGCGTTTTTTACGCGGCGTTCATCCCTGCCTATCTGCTGATCCTCTTTGTCCTGATCGCGATCGATTATGCCGCCGGGATCATGATCGAGCGGGCGGCGGCTGACCGGAAACGCTATTTTCTGCTCCTCAGCATCGTTTCCACTTGTTTGGTCCTGTTCGTCTTTAAGTATTACGGGTTTTTTAACGCCAATCTGTCCCGGTTGGCGGGCCTCATTCACTGGAACTACCCGGTTCCGGCCCTTAGTTTGATCTTACCGATCGGCCTGTCGTTCCACACTTTCCAGAGCTTAAGCTACGTGATCGAAGTTTACCGGGGAAAACAGAAAGCGGAGCATAACCTGGGGATCTACGCCCTTTACGTGATGTTCTATCCCCAGCTGGTCGCCGGGCCGATCGAGCGGCCGGGGCACATGCTCCACCAGTTCTACGAACACCACCGGTTCGACTACCGGCGGGTGACCGACGGCTTAAAGCTGATGGCCTGGGGCTTGTTCAAGAAAGTGGTCGTTGCCGACCGGCTGGTCTACTACGTCGACGCGGTCTATAAGCACCCCAACGACCAATTCGGCATCGCGCTGCTGACCGCCACGTTCTTTTTCGCCTTTCAGGTCTATTGCGATTTTTCCGGCTACTCGGACATCGCCGTCGGCGCGGCCAAGGTGATGGGCTTTCGCCTGATGCAAAACTTCAAGCGGCCGTATTTCGCCAAGTCGATCGGCGAGTTCTGGCAGCGCTGGCACATTTCGCTTTCGACCTGGTTCCGCGATTACGTCTACATTCCGCTCGGCGGCAACCGGGTGCCGTTTGGCCGCTGGGAGTTCAACATCATGGTCACTTTTCTTTTGAGCGGCCTGTGGCACGGGGCGAATTGGACCTTCGTGATCTGGGGGATGCTTCACGGCCTATATTACGTCGCCGAAAGCGCCGCCCGCCGGATCGGCTTGGCGGTCAATGCGCGGTTCGTCAGGGCGGCGGGCATTTTTTGCCTGGTCGGTTTTGCCTGGATATTTTTCCGGGCGTCCAGTTTAAGCGACGCGCTTTGCGTGATCAGGCGGCTGCCGACCGGCTACGTTTACATGGTTAATAATCTCGATAACTACCGGTTCTTCGGTCTGATGCTGGCCCGCAAGGGATTGCGGCCGTTCTTGCTTGCCTGGTTGGGGATCATGGTGTTGTTGATAGTTGAGCTGATCCAGCGGCGAGGGAGCATTATCGCCCGGGTCAGGCGCCTGCCGCCGGTCGTTCGGTGGGCGCTGTACTACGGGCTGATCATGAGCATTATCTTGTTCGGGGCGTTCGACCGGAACTACCAGTTCATTTATTTCCAATTTTGA
- a CDS encoding glycosyltransferase, with translation MINILKYLRRQLWPPSSRPGLTVAGYFTNLHGTGEAARYFVDNLARSGVPYSLVNYLSGLTLEEKATEPYRRFFSERPPYRKSLLFIDAAAAELFYRSYPALFGPGRANSVVWWWEYEDGFSPVADALPRFAEVVVFSDFIRRNFRNILPPGTPITKLKYPFHRPPVTSNREQTRRALGAAPADLLVVYSFDYFSSFERKNPEGAVRAFAAAFAGKKDVKMVLKSINADSFPAKQARLQDLVRQYRLEETVSLIDEPYGRGRLVELLNAADCYLSLHRGEGLGLGMLESMSLGKAVIASNYGGNTEFMNKDNSLLVNCRRTAARDELPAYKNVTVWGEPDLEEAIAHLRLLYERRDLARSLGERAQRHIESDYSLADWTNDFNAWFSRPLPPAAAR, from the coding sequence ATGATCAATATCCTGAAATACCTGCGCCGCCAGCTTTGGCCGCCGTCTAGCCGACCAGGGCTGACGGTCGCCGGTTATTTTACCAACCTCCACGGCACGGGAGAAGCGGCCCGGTACTTTGTCGACAATCTCGCCCGCAGTGGAGTCCCCTACTCGCTGGTGAACTACCTGTCCGGCCTGACGCTGGAAGAGAAAGCGACCGAGCCGTACCGCCGTTTTTTCTCCGAGCGGCCGCCTTATCGAAAAAGTCTCCTCTTTATCGACGCCGCGGCGGCCGAGCTTTTTTACCGCAGCTACCCCGCCCTGTTCGGCCCGGGACGCGCCAATTCCGTGGTCTGGTGGTGGGAATACGAGGACGGATTTTCCCCGGTGGCCGACGCGTTGCCGCGTTTCGCCGAAGTCGTCGTCTTCTCCGACTTCATCCGGCGGAACTTCCGGAACATCCTGCCGCCGGGAACGCCGATCACCAAGCTGAAATATCCTTTCCACCGGCCGCCGGTCACCAGCAACCGCGAACAGACCCGGCGCGCGCTGGGCGCGGCGCCGGCCGACCTGCTGGTCGTCTATTCGTTCGATTATTTCAGCAGCTTTGAGCGGAAAAACCCGGAGGGGGCGGTCCGGGCGTTCGCCGCCGCGTTCGCCGGCAAAAAAGACGTAAAAATGGTCCTTAAATCGATCAACGCCGACTCCTTCCCCGCAAAACAGGCCCGGCTCCAGGACCTGGTCCGGCAATACCGGCTGGAGGAGACCGTTTCGCTGATCGATGAACCGTACGGCCGGGGCCGGCTGGTCGAGCTGCTCAACGCGGCCGATTGCTATTTATCCCTCCACCGGGGCGAAGGGCTCGGGCTGGGGATGCTCGAATCGATGTCGCTCGGCAAGGCGGTGATCGCCTCCAATTACGGGGGCAACACCGAGTTCATGAACAAGGATAATTCGCTGCTGGTGAATTGCCGCCGGACGGCGGCCCGGGACGAACTGCCCGCTTACAAGAATGTGACGGTTTGGGGAGAACCGGACCTCGAGGAAGCGATCGCTCACCTGCGCTTGCTCTATGAGCGCCGGGACCTGGCCCGTTCCCTGGGCGAGCGGGCGCAACGGCACATCGAAAGCGATTATTCCCTGGCCGATTGGACCAATGATTTTAACGCCTGGTTTTCGCGCCCACTCCCGCCTGCCGCAGCTCGTTGA
- a CDS encoding SIR2 family protein has translation MPKDIILLTGAGFTRNYNGFLSSDMWEQFFNNPKMPDKLKSLMRRGSRGDDDYFNYEDVVQKVMVEDDYRDSRDVIKVIVEETYNRQQENINRYASDHASLVGRLKDFVFNHIGLFFTLNQDTFVERYLHEPSTQILSLPYLENISSPNDDDIPFKLPEQKDTDVVSMPTLNGDKFVNYIKLHGSKNWYDSQGKNFPVIGKNKRELIDKEPLLKAYFSLFAKSMCEGKKLLVIGYSFADKHINEIILQGISKGMKLFVIDTISSRDFWHNLMGTSANPVAALLHVSGSHRRILRDIWPGLSGYLRITNIDEFLGSSTAGPNEAFPVLFS, from the coding sequence ATGCCTAAAGATATTATTTTATTAACTGGAGCAGGTTTTACAAGGAATTATAACGGCTTCCTTTCAAGTGATATGTGGGAGCAGTTCTTTAATAACCCGAAAATGCCGGACAAGCTTAAGAGCCTAATGAGAAGGGGGAGTAGAGGTGACGATGATTATTTTAACTATGAAGATGTAGTGCAGAAAGTAATGGTAGAGGATGATTATCGCGACTCTCGAGATGTGATTAAGGTGATTGTCGAAGAGACCTATAATCGGCAGCAGGAAAACATTAATAGATATGCATCTGATCATGCTTCCTTGGTTGGTAGACTTAAGGATTTCGTTTTTAACCATATCGGCCTCTTTTTCACCCTTAATCAAGATACTTTTGTTGAGAGATATTTGCATGAGCCCAGCACGCAGATTCTTTCGCTCCCATACTTAGAAAACATAAGCTCCCCAAATGATGATGATATCCCCTTTAAGTTGCCTGAACAAAAGGATACCGACGTTGTTTCTATGCCGACATTAAATGGGGATAAGTTTGTTAATTATATTAAACTTCACGGGTCAAAGAATTGGTATGACTCCCAAGGTAAGAATTTCCCAGTTATAGGCAAAAACAAACGAGAATTAATAGATAAAGAACCCCTACTTAAGGCCTATTTTAGTTTGTTTGCCAAGTCCATGTGTGAAGGAAAGAAATTATTGGTGATAGGTTATAGCTTTGCAGATAAACACATAAACGAAATAATCTTACAAGGGATCAGTAAGGGAATGAAGCTATTTGTTATTGATACAATTTCTTCAAGAGATTTTTGGCATAATTTAATGGGAACGTCGGCAAACCCTGTTGCAGCGCTTCTTCATGTCTCAGGTAGCCATAGAAGAATATTGCGAGATATTTGGCCCGGACTTTCTGGATATCTAAGGATAACCAATATCGATGAATTCCTCGGTAGCAGTACAGCAGGACCGAACGAGGCTTTCCCGGTTTTATTTAGTTAG
- a CDS encoding TIGR04141 family sporadically distributed protein: MEVLGFDMSPETATNKLSIYLIKEDYSEHKEILKNIDKFQSKDIAGAGILYFGESHTFTPSWIERFFGSTLGNDIEKLFSASAKAIFLTKIKIATGKERVFAIPFGYGWTFLNHGVWEERFGLKVTLNTIDPNNLRRIDKKNMSSVPKDTSEQLSREGVAADFGIDIEQDLIQSITGKTKEDGFGTTITGKDSLSLSVKVDLSNIQDLLKRAYKKYESIEYKKDFGWIDQISEVKDAKTTESLNKGLIGSINNNDYDKVWMAVPELVDWADVSGFSYKNNKNDLKADIILADFISALPDSEKSNLSLDAFNRRIYCFGASSDELKHQWKAFNCLYCEIQDDVKKKTYLLSNGKWYEVENGFAKQVNDSYQKLRSGAASVALPAYKHKNENEYNEDAARQINDLHCMDKKLISHGGGYSKIEFCDLYSRNKRLIHVKHYGGSAVLSHLFSQGVVSGELLLDDQEFRQKVNDKLPEGYKIVSPKDKPNPSDYQIIFGIISSSSKELEIPFFSKVSLRNAKRRLEMYGYKVSLQKIGIEKNENAKK; this comes from the coding sequence TTGGAAGTTCTTGGATTTGATATGAGCCCGGAAACCGCAACAAACAAACTATCAATTTACCTCATCAAAGAAGACTACTCGGAGCACAAAGAGATCCTAAAGAATATTGATAAGTTTCAATCAAAAGACATCGCTGGAGCTGGCATTCTTTATTTTGGAGAATCTCATACTTTTACGCCATCCTGGATAGAAAGGTTTTTTGGGTCCACCTTAGGGAATGACATAGAAAAGTTGTTTAGCGCCAGTGCCAAAGCTATTTTCTTAACAAAGATTAAAATCGCCACGGGCAAAGAAAGAGTATTTGCAATCCCGTTTGGCTATGGCTGGACATTTCTTAATCATGGTGTTTGGGAAGAGCGATTTGGCTTGAAAGTAACCCTGAACACTATTGACCCCAACAATTTACGGCGTATTGACAAAAAGAATATGTCATCGGTGCCAAAAGACACCAGCGAACAATTAAGCAGAGAAGGCGTTGCTGCGGATTTCGGCATTGATATTGAACAGGACTTAATCCAATCCATTACCGGCAAAACCAAAGAGGATGGATTTGGAACAACTATTACAGGCAAGGACTCTCTAAGTTTGTCCGTAAAAGTTGATTTATCCAATATCCAAGATTTATTAAAACGGGCATACAAGAAGTATGAAAGCATTGAATATAAAAAAGATTTTGGTTGGATAGATCAAATCTCGGAAGTAAAAGACGCCAAAACAACTGAAAGTCTTAATAAAGGCTTAATTGGCAGCATAAATAACAATGATTATGATAAAGTATGGATGGCCGTTCCGGAATTAGTCGATTGGGCAGACGTTTCCGGGTTTTCCTACAAAAACAACAAGAACGATCTTAAGGCAGACATTATTTTAGCCGACTTTATTTCGGCTTTACCTGATTCAGAAAAGAGCAATTTAAGCTTGGATGCTTTTAATCGCCGCATCTATTGCTTCGGCGCGAGCAGCGATGAATTAAAACATCAGTGGAAGGCATTTAACTGCTTATACTGCGAAATACAAGATGACGTAAAAAAGAAGACATACCTCTTAAGCAATGGTAAATGGTACGAGGTAGAAAATGGCTTTGCCAAGCAAGTAAATGACAGTTATCAGAAGTTAAGAAGTGGCGCCGCTTCAGTTGCTTTGCCGGCTTACAAACATAAAAACGAGAATGAGTATAACGAAGATGCGGCAAGACAAATTAATGACCTTCACTGTATGGATAAAAAGCTAATAAGCCATGGTGGCGGTTATAGTAAAATAGAATTCTGTGATTTATATTCTAGAAATAAAAGATTAATTCATGTAAAACATTATGGTGGGTCCGCAGTATTAAGCCATTTGTTTTCGCAGGGCGTAGTATCTGGCGAATTATTACTTGACGACCAAGAATTTAGGCAAAAGGTGAACGATAAATTGCCAGAAGGCTATAAAATAGTGAGCCCAAAAGACAAGCCTAATCCCTCTGATTATCAGATCATCTTCGGCATAATAAGTTCTTCATCTAAAGAGCTAGAAATACCATTCTTTAGCAAAGTTAGCTTGAGGAACGCCAAAAGAAGGCTGGAAATGTATGGATATAAAGTTTCATTACAAAAGATTGGCATAGAGAAAAATGAAAATGCTAAGAAATAA
- a CDS encoding DEAD/DEAH box helicase family protein has product MIFEFKNYQENAVVKLKREINDLLDADGDKVCIFKSPTGSGKTLMMAEFLKRLIDSRIDGQKFSFIWIAVNKLHDQSRNSLKKYYHQNGVGLKCSYFEDLDDRKISENEILFLNWASINKKDNLYVRANERDNNLSSVIARTKHEGRTIVLIIDESHHTANSEKSKELIQDIGPKVTIEVSATPQLNNANRIIEVELKDAKDEEMIKKEIIINPGFENYIIDKKKSDKTADDLVLESALKKRVELRKKLEAEGSEVNPLLLIQLPDAMQGISDKKDEIIALLKKYRYTTENGLLAIYLSDKDNKINLENIEKNDNEVEVMIFKQAIALGWDCPRAAILVLFRQWREENITFSIQTLGRIMRMPEQKHYTDQALNIGYVFTSLQDINVATDLSRDYITTFTGLRIKSYKDLDLQSYHSKRFKEETRLSSDFTPLFIEAGSKLKLKDKFSFKHSIIKTSLIGSGHISDADKETKSITKEGTLDIPKNEVELQNAFDLFARNNIMPDFAPEQRSIGRIKASIYSFFEASRNEDEWPKIQAAVLAEENQQIMIDTINLAKEMYQAEVGKGKNELIKNEEPWNVPAVINYTLSYAKKEYKKSVIQPYYTKKSGVGTANLFEEDSDLEVDFIGHLEKSKAVEWWFKNGKSDATYFAVPYVENGAEKPFYVDFIVRLKDGRLGLFDTKGGIYAQTAKERAEGLAAYIKDEHKKGIKLFGGIVIKDKNSWRYHDGLNYEYNLNNLKDWKFLDLI; this is encoded by the coding sequence ATGATATTCGAATTTAAGAATTATCAGGAAAACGCTGTCGTAAAGCTAAAGCGGGAGATCAACGACCTTTTAGATGCCGACGGAGACAAAGTCTGTATTTTCAAGTCCCCTACCGGCTCAGGCAAAACATTGATGATGGCAGAGTTTTTGAAGCGTCTGATTGATTCGCGGATAGATGGCCAGAAGTTTTCATTCATCTGGATCGCTGTTAATAAACTGCACGACCAGAGCAGGAACAGCCTTAAGAAATATTACCACCAAAATGGTGTAGGGCTAAAATGCTCTTATTTTGAGGATTTGGATGATCGGAAGATTAGTGAAAACGAGATATTATTCCTGAACTGGGCAAGTATCAATAAAAAAGACAATTTGTATGTTCGTGCCAACGAACGAGACAACAATCTATCTAGTGTTATCGCCCGCACCAAGCATGAGGGAAGAACAATTGTCCTCATCATCGATGAAAGTCATCATACGGCCAATAGCGAAAAATCAAAGGAACTCATACAAGATATCGGGCCAAAAGTTACGATCGAGGTTTCCGCTACCCCACAGCTGAATAACGCGAATAGGATCATTGAAGTGGAACTCAAGGATGCAAAAGATGAAGAGATGATCAAAAAAGAGATCATCATAAATCCTGGGTTTGAGAATTACATCATTGATAAGAAGAAAAGCGATAAAACAGCAGACGACCTTGTGCTGGAAAGTGCGCTAAAAAAGCGGGTGGAATTGCGCAAGAAGCTCGAAGCTGAAGGATCGGAAGTTAATCCGCTATTGTTGATCCAATTGCCTGATGCCATGCAGGGAATATCTGACAAAAAGGACGAGATTATTGCCCTACTGAAGAAATATCGCTACACAACGGAAAACGGACTGCTGGCGATCTATCTTTCCGACAAAGATAACAAAATAAATCTTGAAAACATAGAGAAAAACGACAATGAGGTTGAGGTGATGATCTTTAAGCAGGCAATAGCCCTTGGTTGGGATTGCCCGCGGGCCGCAATATTGGTCCTATTCAGGCAATGGCGCGAAGAAAATATTACTTTTTCCATACAAACGCTTGGTCGTATTATGCGCATGCCGGAACAAAAACATTACACCGATCAAGCCTTGAATATCGGCTATGTGTTTACAAGCTTACAGGATATAAACGTCGCTACAGATTTATCTCGCGATTATATAACAACCTTTACAGGGCTTAGGATTAAAAGCTACAAAGACCTTGATCTTCAATCTTATCACTCGAAGCGCTTTAAGGAGGAGACGCGTCTTTCTTCCGATTTTACCCCATTATTCATTGAGGCAGGCAGTAAATTGAAGTTGAAAGATAAGTTTTCTTTTAAGCATAGCATCATAAAAACAAGCTTGATTGGGAGCGGTCATATTAGCGATGCGGACAAGGAAACAAAAAGCATAACTAAAGAAGGGACGCTCGACATCCCAAAGAATGAAGTTGAGTTGCAGAACGCGTTCGATCTATTTGCGAGGAATAATATTATGCCGGACTTTGCGCCGGAACAACGTTCAATCGGACGTATTAAGGCATCAATCTATTCGTTTTTCGAAGCGTCGAGGAATGAAGACGAATGGCCAAAGATTCAGGCTGCCGTCCTAGCCGAAGAAAATCAGCAAATTATGATAGATACCATAAACCTTGCAAAAGAGATGTATCAGGCAGAGGTTGGTAAAGGTAAAAACGAGTTAATTAAAAATGAGGAGCCCTGGAATGTTCCGGCCGTAATAAACTATACCCTTTCTTATGCTAAAAAAGAGTACAAGAAATCAGTGATCCAGCCTTATTACACGAAAAAGTCTGGCGTTGGTACGGCAAACCTATTTGAAGAAGACAGTGATCTTGAGGTGGATTTCATCGGGCATTTGGAGAAATCAAAGGCGGTCGAATGGTGGTTTAAAAATGGAAAAAGCGACGCAACCTATTTTGCCGTCCCCTATGTTGAAAATGGGGCTGAAAAACCATTTTATGTTGATTTTATCGTAAGGCTGAAGGACGGCCGCCTAGGCCTTTTTGATACCAAGGGCGGAATTTATGCGCAAACCGCTAAGGAGCGCGCGGAAGGATTGGCCGCATACATCAAAGACGAGCACAAAAAAGGCATAAAGTTGTTTGGCGGAATTGTTATCAAAGATAAGAATAGCTGGCGTTATCATGATGGTTTGAATTACGAATACAATCTGAATAACCTAAAAGATTGGAAGTTCTTGGATTTGATATGA